In one Pseudarthrobacter sp. NBSH8 genomic region, the following are encoded:
- a CDS encoding hotdog fold thioesterase has translation MVEAALSGATHPILENDYASEWMGVEVLAVSDGHATIRMTLRQEMLNGFGMAHGGMIFAFADSAFALACNPVNPTPEEINNITVAAGVDINFLKPAYRGQVITAVADRRSSSGRSGLYDIQIFAADAGAKRDSLPSSGTPGELIAEFRGRSRTIPKK, from the coding sequence ATGGTTGAAGCAGCACTCTCCGGGGCCACCCACCCCATCCTTGAAAACGACTATGCCTCCGAATGGATGGGCGTTGAAGTCCTCGCCGTCAGCGACGGGCACGCCACTATCCGCATGACACTCCGGCAGGAAATGCTCAACGGCTTCGGCATGGCGCACGGCGGAATGATCTTCGCCTTCGCCGATTCCGCCTTCGCCCTGGCCTGCAATCCGGTCAACCCGACGCCGGAAGAGATCAACAACATCACCGTGGCCGCCGGCGTGGACATCAACTTCCTGAAGCCCGCCTACCGCGGCCAGGTGATCACCGCCGTCGCGGACCGCCGGTCCAGCTCGGGCCGCAGCGGCCTGTACGACATCCAGATTTTCGCGGCCGACGCCGGTGCGAAGCGCGATTCGCTACCCAGTTCCGGCACGCCCGGGGAACTCATTGCCGAGTTCCGCGGACGCAGCCGCACCATCCCCAAGAAGTAG